Proteins encoded in a region of the Enterococcus gilvus ATCC BAA-350 genome:
- a CDS encoding 3D domain-containing protein, with amino-acid sequence MRKKTFGFVATLLLGANVLLPVFAQAESLNELDQKESAIARQSDKISGELQIALSDVNEKYQEVNDIRTKIRQNEATLEKTKSEIVETEKKIEQRKEAIAERMKAAQVSGMTDRSISALLESKDLGEFLNRAFAMSVIQNAEKTKVASLGEAKDTLSELKTTQEKTQAQLKKDSQSLESETAKLDDKMAYLKQELADNKTSLEKISQDKEVEKARQAAEKAQKEKAEKEAKEVAAAKAAETEKAEKNAQAAAAQAQEKAKVEATTKAAQASTEASKASAPASSAQVSTTQTSEQPKPEPAKPAAPSTPTTSGRTMQMESTGYSCAESVNTFFTAMGIDLRQNPQVVAVDPSVIPLGSMVEVSGYGIAIAGDTGGAIKGNIIDCHFPTVEQCIQWGRRSVTVTVIS; translated from the coding sequence GTGAGAAAGAAAACGTTTGGGTTCGTCGCCACGCTATTGTTGGGTGCTAACGTACTTTTACCAGTCTTTGCACAGGCAGAGTCACTGAATGAATTAGACCAAAAAGAATCCGCGATCGCTCGTCAAAGCGACAAAATCAGCGGAGAATTACAGATCGCCTTGAGCGATGTAAATGAGAAATACCAGGAAGTAAACGATATCCGTACAAAGATCCGTCAGAATGAAGCAACACTAGAAAAGACAAAATCTGAGATCGTTGAAACGGAGAAAAAGATCGAGCAGCGGAAAGAAGCCATTGCTGAACGAATGAAGGCCGCGCAAGTGAGCGGAATGACCGATCGTTCAATCAGCGCCTTACTAGAATCAAAAGACCTTGGCGAATTCTTGAACCGTGCATTTGCGATGTCCGTGATCCAGAACGCGGAAAAAACAAAAGTCGCCAGTTTAGGCGAAGCCAAAGACACGCTGTCAGAATTAAAAACAACACAAGAAAAAACACAAGCCCAATTAAAAAAAGACAGCCAGAGTCTTGAATCGGAAACAGCGAAGCTAGACGATAAAATGGCCTACTTAAAACAAGAGTTAGCCGATAATAAGACCAGCTTAGAGAAAATCAGCCAAGACAAAGAAGTAGAAAAAGCGCGTCAAGCGGCTGAAAAAGCTCAAAAAGAAAAAGCAGAAAAAGAAGCCAAAGAAGTTGCTGCTGCAAAAGCCGCCGAAACAGAAAAAGCGGAGAAAAATGCCCAAGCCGCAGCTGCTCAGGCACAGGAAAAAGCGAAGGTAGAAGCTACTACAAAAGCAGCCCAAGCATCAACGGAAGCTTCAAAAGCCTCTGCGCCTGCATCAAGTGCACAAGTATCAACGACACAAACAAGTGAACAACCAAAACCAGAACCCGCAAAACCAGCCGCACCAAGTACGCCGACAACATCCGGCCGCACGATGCAAATGGAATCAACGGGATATTCATGTGCGGAATCTGTCAACACCTTCTTCACAGCGATGGGGATCGACTTACGTCAAAACCCGCAAGTCGTTGCCGTTGATCCAAGCGTCATTCCTTTAGGCTCAATGGTAGAAGTATCCGGCTACGGCATTGCGATCGCTGGAGATACAGGTGGCGCAATCAAAGGGAACATCATCGATTGCCATTTCCCGACCGTAGAACAATGCATCCAATGGGGCCGCCGCTCAGTAACCGTGACAGTCATCAGCTAA
- a CDS encoding ABC transporter ATP-binding protein: MFQLLRYAKDYRKQIILGPFFKFLEAVFELILPLFMARLVDEGIAQRDQGKVIELAVAMLGLSIVGLLCALICQYYASIASQGFGTVLRNRLMEKINSFSHNELNRFGTDTLITRMTNDINQMQGALAMLIRLVVRAPFLSIGSVIMSFYIDWQMGIIFLILLPLFCLILFLIIHYSVPLYKVIQQKLDQLNQLVTQNLSGVRVIRAFARTKTETDHFNEETEAISRLNQRVANISALLSPSTTLIMNAGVVALLYFGGFKVNVGNLEQGQVLALINYMNQMLLALIVVSNLVVLFTRAAASAARLNEVFATETTLEDTGTIAQPDEKAPLIDFQAVDFRYTEKSGLALQDITFTLQENKILGITGATGSGKSTLISLIPRFYDASKGTVRFAGSDVKDWHLNNLRSEIALVPQTAVLFSGTIRENLQWGKADATDEECWQALATAQASEFVETLPKGLDTPILENGKNFSGGQRQRLTIARALIRKPKLLILDDSLSALDYQTDLDLRQALKRDLDCGVIIISQRLRSIQDAETILLMDNGKIAAQGPHETLLRESKLYQELVQSQEEGGVAE; the protein is encoded by the coding sequence ATGTTTCAGCTTTTACGTTACGCCAAAGATTATCGCAAACAGATCATCCTTGGCCCATTTTTCAAATTCTTAGAAGCCGTCTTCGAACTGATCCTGCCTCTATTCATGGCTCGATTGGTAGATGAAGGGATCGCCCAGAGAGACCAGGGCAAAGTGATCGAGTTGGCGGTCGCGATGTTGGGCCTCTCCATCGTCGGATTGCTTTGTGCACTGATTTGTCAGTACTACGCGTCGATCGCGTCTCAAGGCTTTGGGACTGTTCTGCGGAATCGACTGATGGAAAAGATCAACAGCTTTTCCCATAATGAATTGAACCGTTTTGGTACAGATACATTGATCACCCGTATGACGAATGACATCAACCAAATGCAAGGGGCCTTAGCGATGCTGATTCGTTTGGTCGTCCGTGCGCCCTTTTTAAGTATTGGGTCCGTCATCATGTCTTTTTATATTGATTGGCAGATGGGGATCATTTTCTTGATCCTATTGCCGTTGTTTTGTTTGATTCTTTTTTTGATCATTCATTACTCTGTGCCGCTGTATAAAGTCATTCAGCAGAAGCTGGATCAGCTGAACCAGCTAGTGACACAAAATTTAAGTGGTGTGCGTGTGATTCGGGCATTTGCTCGTACGAAAACAGAAACGGATCACTTTAATGAAGAAACAGAAGCTATTTCGCGGCTGAATCAACGGGTCGCAAACATTTCTGCCCTTCTTTCTCCTAGCACGACCTTGATCATGAACGCCGGCGTGGTGGCTTTGCTTTATTTTGGCGGCTTCAAAGTCAATGTTGGAAACTTGGAGCAAGGGCAAGTCTTGGCGCTGATCAACTATATGAACCAAATGCTTTTAGCGTTGATCGTTGTTTCTAACTTGGTGGTTTTATTCACACGTGCTGCAGCTTCAGCAGCTCGATTGAACGAAGTTTTCGCAACAGAAACGACCTTAGAGGATACCGGTACGATCGCACAGCCTGATGAAAAAGCACCATTGATCGACTTTCAAGCGGTGGATTTCCGTTATACCGAAAAGTCTGGGCTCGCGTTGCAGGACATTACCTTCACATTGCAGGAAAATAAAATTTTGGGGATCACCGGGGCGACGGGCAGCGGGAAATCTACATTGATCAGCTTGATCCCACGCTTCTATGATGCCTCAAAAGGCACTGTTCGTTTTGCCGGCAGCGATGTAAAAGACTGGCATTTGAATAACTTGCGTTCTGAAATCGCACTTGTCCCGCAAACAGCGGTCTTATTCAGCGGAACGATCCGCGAGAATCTCCAATGGGGGAAAGCCGACGCGACGGATGAGGAGTGTTGGCAGGCATTAGCCACGGCACAAGCCAGCGAATTTGTCGAGACGCTGCCTAAAGGATTGGATACTCCCATCTTAGAAAATGGGAAAAACTTCTCCGGCGGTCAGCGCCAACGCTTAACGATCGCTCGCGCGCTGATCCGCAAGCCAAAATTATTGATCCTGGATGATTCTCTTTCTGCTTTGGATTACCAAACAGACTTGGATCTGCGTCAAGCGTTGAAACGTGATTTGGATTGCGGCGTGATCATTATTTCCCAACGCCTGCGTTCGATCCAAGATGCAGAAACGATCTTGTTGATGGACAATGGCAAAATCGCGGCGCAAGGACCCCACGAAACCTTATTGCGGGAATCGAAACTTTACCAAGAACTGGTACAATCCCAAGAGGAAGGAGGGGTTGCAGAATGA
- a CDS encoding putative ABC transporter permease gives MEQIFTIVVLLFFCYSFIGWLWETVYCSIKAKHFMYRGFLLGPITPIYGFGVVGVLYLIEPYQKNIVLLFFFALVLVTALEYLTSFLLEKIFHLTLWDYKEVPLNINGRVAVPVSIFWGLACVFIVRILNPYLMQVVFGWQQRFGMFLPMLLLMLTSFDLGFTLANLASLRQAMTKMSVTIQDKKEQLRTDIGDLKVAAEGRLQNRQWLSEIKEQPEWRRQLPKLNFQERRFLNSFPNMKSKELKSPLTEIRQLSKELRKK, from the coding sequence ATGGAACAAATTTTTACAATCGTCGTGCTATTATTTTTTTGCTATTCCTTTATCGGTTGGCTGTGGGAGACGGTCTACTGTTCGATCAAAGCCAAACATTTCATGTATCGAGGATTCCTGCTGGGGCCGATCACGCCCATCTATGGCTTTGGGGTCGTAGGGGTCCTTTACCTGATCGAACCCTATCAGAAAAATATCGTATTACTATTTTTCTTTGCGCTGGTTTTGGTCACCGCATTGGAATACCTCACAAGCTTCCTTTTAGAGAAAATTTTTCATTTAACCTTGTGGGATTATAAAGAAGTCCCATTGAATATCAATGGTCGTGTAGCAGTTCCAGTATCGATTTTTTGGGGATTGGCCTGTGTTTTCATCGTGCGGATTCTGAATCCTTATTTGATGCAGGTAGTATTTGGCTGGCAGCAACGGTTTGGCATGTTTTTACCGATGCTCTTGTTGATGCTCACGAGCTTTGACTTAGGCTTCACCCTAGCCAACTTAGCGTCACTGCGACAAGCGATGACGAAGATGAGTGTGACGATCCAAGATAAAAAAGAGCAGCTCCGTACAGATATCGGAGATTTGAAGGTGGCGGCAGAGGGACGCCTGCAAAACCGCCAGTGGTTGTCAGAAATCAAAGAACAGCCGGAGTGGCGCAGACAGTTGCCGAAGTTGAATTTTCAGGAACGCCGCTTTTTAAACAGCTTCCCTAATATGAAATCCAAGGAACTAAAGAGTCCGTTAACAGAGATCCGTCAGTTATCTAAAGAGCTGCGGAAAAAATAA